The genomic window TTCCATGGACACATCGCCGCCAAACTCGGCCAATCGCTCGCGCATGCCTGACAAACCGTTGCCCGGGGAGATGGTGGTCGTACCGCGGCCATCGTCCAGCGCGTTCAGGCTCAGCAGGTTTTCATCGTCATAGGCAAACGTCAGCCACAAATTGCGCGCACCGGCATGCTTGGCCGTGTTGGTGATGATTTCCTGCACACAGCGCAGCAGCACCTGGGCCCGACGCGGATCTTCCACACTGAAGCGCGGTGGCGTGCTCAGATGCACAAGCAGGTTGGGCACGCCATCCATCAAGCTTTGCAAGGCCTGAGTAAGGTCGATCGCATCATCCTGGCGCAGCTCGCTGACCGCCTCACGTACATCAGCCAGCAGCAGGCGCGCGGTGTTCTGCGCCTTGCGCACATGCTCGGATGCCGCCTCGTTGCTGAGATGACTGGCGACTTCCAGATTCAAGCTGAGCGCCGTGAGGTGATGGCCAATCAGATCGTGCAGCTCCCGTGCAATACGCATGCGCTCGGCAATGCGGGTCGATTCGGCCAGCAATGCGCGGGTGGCCCGCAATTCGGAATTGAGGCGGCGCTGAGCTTCACGTTCTTCCGCCAGCTGGCTGGCCACCATGGAGGCCACAAAGCCGAGCATGGAAAACGCGGTGTAGATGCTTGCCTGCAGCACGCCCAGAGCGATGCTGTGCTTGAGCTCGTCAGAAGTGGAAAACATCGCAGACAGACACAAGGTCTGAAAGGCGATCCACGCCACGCCAACCCAGAACGGCACCAGCCACGGCAACACCACCGCCACGACCACCAGCAGGATCGCCGAAAGCCCGCTGTGGCTGAACCACCCGACCATCAGTGCAGCCACGGTCATCAGCAGCAGTCCGAACAGCCGCGCCGCCATGTTGGTGCGAGCGCCCAGGTTGTTGGTGATCAGCAGATAAAGAATGCCGAAGATCAGGTAAGACAGGGTCCACAACAGCAAGGCGAAATCGGGGCTGTTGAGCAAATCGAGCCGCTCGGTCGCCCAGTTGGTAAACAACGGCGTACCAATGCACAGGTAGGCGATCAGCCCGGTAATGCGCAAGGCTCGGATGTGATTGAAGTTGGTCATGACCATGGAACGCATCATAGGCCCCTGCCGAGGGGGTGTAATGCGCGGGAAGTCATGACAGGCGACAACGGGCAGTAGCCGAGGTGCTGAGTCCGCTCCGCCTTTTTGCTGCACTTCTATAAGGTGGAGCCGGGCCGGAAAGCTTGCCGTTCGGCCAGGTGCTTACGTTGCTCGCTTCCAACTTCCCGCTTTACAAAGCTTTTACATGCCGCAGCACGGGATGTACGGCCAGATGGCACATGCCATAATGCGCCCTGAGCTGGGCCGTCAGTCGGTCTTCACCAACCACTTCACTGCGGAGCAACGCATGGCCCTTGCCATCCGCGACGTGCGCGAGCACGACCTGGATGCCGTACTGGCGCTCAATAACA from Dyella caseinilytica includes these protein-coding regions:
- a CDS encoding sensor histidine kinase — its product is MMRSMVMTNFNHIRALRITGLIAYLCIGTPLFTNWATERLDLLNSPDFALLLWTLSYLIFGILYLLITNNLGARTNMAARLFGLLLMTVAALMVGWFSHSGLSAILLVVVAVVLPWLVPFWVGVAWIAFQTLCLSAMFSTSDELKHSIALGVLQASIYTAFSMLGFVASMVASQLAEEREAQRRLNSELRATRALLAESTRIAERMRIARELHDLIGHHLTALSLNLEVASHLSNEAASEHVRKAQNTARLLLADVREAVSELRQDDAIDLTQALQSLMDGVPNLLVHLSTPPRFSVEDPRRAQVLLRCVQEIITNTAKHAGARNLWLTFAYDDENLLSLNALDDGRGTTTISPGNGLSGMRERLAEFGGDVSMESETGQGFALYVRLPLGEASVLAHTPSRFEPPALSLT